One region of Streptomyces capillispiralis genomic DNA includes:
- a CDS encoding ABC transporter substrate-binding protein — translation MLRSPSRFVRGCITAAAVGSLLAGCGTSSDDGSTSDKARPTAKTEVTVEPIEATTELTDTGGTKVSLKKQPERIVCLFALCDDILTELGIVPTATNSALLAHPDFLGERKAKEVDVIPGGFIAPEVEAILSHKPDLVIGLGDTHGKLAPALKDATTFWAMQPETWEDSVGYLRDVAALTGRTDEGEKAEKTFRTTLAAAEKTPSDKTALIIYGSDENFGVATPEGDATASLFPKFTDYPWKSRGVEGSYSLEEILAADVDVLFVETMSFGDADGKLSEKLAKNPLWSKIPAVRNGDVHEVDSEVWAKGRGTRSLGIVLDEATAALR, via the coding sequence ATGCTGCGTTCACCGTCGCGGTTCGTCCGCGGTTGCATCACCGCGGCGGCCGTGGGTTCGCTCCTGGCCGGCTGCGGTACGTCGTCCGACGACGGATCCACGAGCGACAAGGCCCGGCCCACCGCGAAGACCGAGGTCACCGTCGAGCCCATCGAGGCCACCACGGAGCTGACCGACACGGGCGGCACCAAGGTCTCCCTGAAGAAGCAGCCGGAGCGCATCGTCTGCCTGTTCGCGCTCTGCGACGACATCCTGACCGAGCTGGGCATCGTCCCGACGGCCACGAACAGCGCCCTGCTCGCCCACCCCGACTTCCTGGGGGAGCGGAAGGCGAAGGAGGTGGACGTCATCCCCGGCGGGTTCATCGCGCCGGAGGTGGAGGCGATCCTCTCCCACAAGCCCGACCTCGTGATCGGTCTGGGGGACACCCACGGCAAGCTCGCCCCGGCGCTGAAGGACGCCACCACGTTCTGGGCCATGCAGCCCGAGACGTGGGAGGACAGCGTGGGCTACCTGCGCGACGTCGCCGCGCTCACCGGCCGCACCGACGAGGGGGAGAAGGCCGAGAAGACCTTCCGGACCACGCTCGCCGCGGCCGAGAAGACCCCGAGCGACAAGACCGCGCTCATCATCTACGGCAGTGACGAGAACTTCGGCGTCGCCACCCCCGAGGGCGACGCGACCGCCAGCCTGTTCCCGAAGTTCACCGACTACCCCTGGAAGTCCCGTGGCGTGGAGGGCAGTTACAGCCTGGAGGAGATCCTCGCCGCCGACGTCGACGTCCTGTTCGTCGAGACGATGAGCTTCGGCGACGCGGACGGCAAGCTCTCGGAGAAGCTGGCGAAGAACCCCCTCTGGAGCAAGATCCCGGCCGTGCGCAACGGCGACGTCCACGAGGTGGACTCGGAGGTGTGGGCCAAGGGCCGCGGCACCCGGTCGCTGGGCATCGTCCTCGACGAGGCCACGGCCGCGCTGCGATGA
- a CDS encoding helix-turn-helix domain-containing protein: MRDTRSGRAAKVKEEGGGDLPGAWAAYGKLLQHLRKRAGLNQQQLGEAMGYSLEQVASVEQGRRPAKAAFTRAAGRVLEAGALLEVLQDEVDRAKLPRFFRNFALIEAEAVSRFSYDPLLVPGLLQTEAYARAVFAGHCPPLSEDIIDQHAEARLSRQKLLARVPLAELSFIVNEEALRDPVGDAEVMRAQWQRLLEVGALRNVSVQVMPIGRGFHPGKNGPFVVVESHEHVLLGYFESQGVGCVVTDADEVSAFSLRYGKLRSQALNVEESARLIERMVGET; encoded by the coding sequence GTGCGGGACACGCGGAGCGGTCGGGCGGCGAAGGTGAAGGAGGAGGGCGGCGGCGATCTGCCGGGGGCGTGGGCGGCGTACGGCAAACTGCTCCAGCATCTGCGCAAGCGGGCCGGGTTGAACCAGCAGCAACTCGGCGAGGCGATGGGCTACTCGCTGGAGCAGGTCGCCTCGGTCGAACAGGGCCGGCGTCCGGCGAAGGCCGCGTTCACGAGGGCGGCGGGCCGGGTGCTGGAGGCGGGCGCACTTCTGGAGGTGCTCCAGGACGAGGTGGACCGCGCGAAACTGCCGCGCTTCTTCCGCAACTTCGCGCTCATCGAGGCCGAGGCAGTGAGCCGCTTCTCCTACGATCCGCTGCTGGTGCCGGGGCTGTTGCAGACGGAGGCGTACGCACGGGCGGTGTTCGCGGGACACTGCCCGCCGCTGAGCGAGGACATCATCGACCAGCACGCGGAGGCTCGGTTGAGTCGCCAGAAGCTGCTGGCCCGGGTGCCGCTCGCGGAACTGTCGTTCATCGTGAACGAGGAGGCGCTGCGCGATCCAGTGGGCGATGCGGAAGTGATGCGCGCGCAGTGGCAACGTCTGCTGGAGGTTGGCGCGTTGCGGAACGTGTCGGTGCAGGTCATGCCCATCGGCCGGGGGTTCCATCCGGGCAAGAACGGTCCCTTCGTGGTGGTGGAGTCACACGAACACGTGCTGCTCGGGTACTTCGAATCCCAAGGAGTCGGGTGCGTTGTCACGGATGCCGACGAGGTCAGCGCGTTCTCGCTGCGGTATGGCAAGCTGCGATCGCAGGCCCTGAATGTCGAGGAGTCTGCACGACTCATCGAGCGGATGGTGGGAGAGACGTGA
- the polX gene encoding DNA polymerase/3'-5' exonuclease PolX, whose product MVRSNDEVAALLAEYADLISITGGEAYRARVYEKAARAIGGHHADVATLDAKGLREIPGVGTSIAEKVTEYFRSGSVAAVEELRAKIPAGVRRLTAIPTLGPKKAHLLYEELGISSVDELVEAVHAERLRDLKGFGPRTEEKILHGVELLRSAGDRVLLDVATELAEDLVGRLSGVTGCLHCAYAGSLRRGRETIGDIDVLAAARKSAPLMRAFTELPYVTEVVAHGTTKTSVRTDRGLAVDLRVVPPDSWGAALQYFTGSKAHNIRTRELAVRQGLKLSEYGLFDAESGERIVSETEEEVYARLGLPWIPPTLREDRGEIEAGLAGDLPAPVQESDLRGDLHTHTDLTDGLAPLESMVAAAAERGYAYYAVTDHAPNLSMQRMTDERMLAQREQVRKLDGAYGRRGGRGALRLLHGTELNIDPDGEVDWPPEFLAGFDLCVASVHSHFDQGREALTRRLVRACENPYVNVIGHPTARIIGRRPAIDADLDAVFAACARTGTALEINSHPNRLDLRDEDILRARRHGVRFAVDSDAHSVVDLAHIRHGVGTAQRGWLTKDDVINTWPEARLRRFLRKGRKERTRRGTGAHR is encoded by the coding sequence ATGGTTCGGTCCAACGACGAGGTCGCCGCACTGCTCGCCGAGTACGCGGACCTGATCTCGATCACCGGGGGCGAGGCGTACCGGGCGCGCGTCTACGAGAAGGCCGCCCGTGCCATCGGAGGCCACCACGCCGACGTGGCCACGCTCGACGCCAAGGGGCTGCGGGAGATCCCCGGCGTCGGCACGTCGATCGCCGAGAAGGTCACCGAGTACTTCCGCAGCGGCAGCGTCGCGGCGGTGGAGGAACTGCGCGCCAAGATCCCCGCCGGGGTCCGCCGGCTCACCGCCATCCCCACCCTCGGCCCGAAGAAGGCCCACCTGCTGTACGAGGAGCTGGGCATCTCCTCCGTCGACGAGCTGGTGGAGGCCGTCCACGCCGAGCGGCTGCGCGACCTGAAGGGCTTCGGACCCCGCACGGAGGAGAAGATCCTGCACGGCGTCGAACTCCTGCGGTCGGCCGGTGACCGGGTGCTGCTGGACGTGGCCACGGAGCTCGCCGAGGACCTGGTGGGCCGGCTGTCCGGGGTGACCGGCTGCCTGCACTGCGCGTACGCCGGGTCGCTGCGCCGCGGGCGGGAGACGATCGGGGACATCGACGTCCTCGCCGCGGCCCGGAAGTCGGCACCGCTGATGCGCGCGTTCACCGAGCTGCCGTACGTCACCGAGGTCGTCGCGCACGGGACGACCAAGACCTCGGTCCGCACCGACCGCGGCCTCGCCGTCGACCTGCGGGTCGTCCCACCGGACTCCTGGGGTGCCGCGCTGCAGTACTTCACCGGCTCGAAGGCGCACAACATCCGCACCCGTGAGCTGGCCGTACGCCAGGGGCTCAAGCTCTCCGAGTACGGGCTGTTCGACGCCGAGAGCGGGGAGAGGATCGTCTCGGAGACCGAGGAGGAGGTGTACGCCCGGCTGGGCCTGCCCTGGATCCCGCCGACGCTGCGCGAGGACCGCGGGGAGATCGAGGCGGGGCTGGCCGGCGACCTGCCCGCGCCGGTCCAGGAGTCCGACCTGCGCGGCGACCTGCACACGCACACCGACCTGACCGACGGCCTGGCCCCGCTGGAGAGCATGGTGGCCGCGGCGGCCGAGCGCGGTTACGCCTACTACGCGGTCACCGACCACGCCCCGAACCTGTCCATGCAGCGGATGACCGACGAGCGGATGCTCGCCCAGCGGGAGCAGGTGCGGAAGCTGGACGGCGCGTACGGCAGGCGCGGCGGACGCGGTGCGCTGCGGCTGCTGCACGGCACGGAGCTGAACATCGATCCCGACGGGGAGGTGGACTGGCCGCCGGAGTTCCTGGCCGGCTTCGACCTGTGCGTGGCCTCCGTGCACTCGCACTTCGACCAGGGCCGTGAAGCGCTGACCCGCCGGCTCGTACGGGCCTGCGAGAACCCGTACGTCAACGTCATCGGCCACCCCACCGCCCGCATCATCGGCAGGCGGCCGGCCATCGACGCCGACCTCGACGCGGTCTTCGCGGCGTGCGCCCGGACCGGTACCGCGCTGGAGATCAACTCCCACCCGAACCGGCTGGACCTGCGTGACGAGGACATCCTGCGGGCCAGGCGGCACGGGGTGAGGTTCGCCGTCGACAGCGACGCGCACTCCGTGGTGGACCTGGCCCACATCCGCCACGGCGTGGGGACGGCGCAGCGCGGCTGGCTCACCAAGGACGACGTGATCAACACCTGGCCGGAGGCCCGGCTGCGCCGCTTCCTGCGCAAGGGACGCAAGGAGCGCACACGGCGGGGCACCGGCGCCCACCGGTAG
- a CDS encoding FecCD family ABC transporter permease — protein sequence MSAPPPGPAAVRARRPALRAPGAQPLLAVVLLAVSAVCALSLGTPDVPPHRLVGAVLEGDTTLAGIVVTELRVPRLVLALVAGACLGAAGLVLQEALRNPLAVPEMLGVSSGAALGVAAPLVLALSLPAAVQPLLAIGGAVLGGGLTLLAAGLGRSPSAVLLTGAAVAAALQAALLVLMVMADQLDLQLIYRYLLGSLSARTWDDVTGLWPWLLVAAPALVVCAPVLSVMRLGDEDAEALGVRAQRARLAALAIAVVLIAPVTAVCGPVAWVGFLAPHLARWFNPGAGAVRWLCWSAVWGAVVVTAADVPARLALAPVETPVGAWTALLGVPAGVALMRSGGRTRARRATAGSTAVPAPVPGVRAVPSGAGAPRDAHAEKSGGGGPAGARPAPAGPTGTEDAR from the coding sequence ATGAGCGCGCCCCCACCGGGCCCGGCCGCGGTGCGCGCACGGCGGCCCGCGCTGCGCGCCCCGGGAGCGCAGCCGCTCCTGGCGGTCGTCCTGCTGGCGGTCTCCGCGGTCTGCGCCCTGAGCCTCGGCACCCCCGACGTACCGCCGCACCGGCTCGTCGGCGCGGTGCTGGAGGGGGACACCACGCTCGCCGGCATCGTCGTCACCGAACTGCGCGTCCCCCGGCTGGTGCTGGCGCTCGTCGCCGGCGCCTGCCTGGGCGCCGCCGGACTCGTGCTGCAGGAGGCCCTGCGCAATCCGCTGGCGGTCCCGGAGATGCTGGGCGTCTCCTCAGGGGCGGCGCTCGGGGTGGCCGCGCCGCTGGTCCTCGCGCTGTCCCTGCCGGCCGCCGTGCAGCCCCTGCTGGCCATCGGCGGGGCCGTCCTCGGCGGCGGGCTCACCCTGCTCGCCGCCGGGCTCGGCCGCAGCCCGTCCGCCGTGCTGCTGACCGGAGCGGCGGTCGCCGCCGCGCTGCAGGCCGCGCTGCTCGTGCTGATGGTGATGGCCGACCAGCTCGACCTCCAGCTGATCTACCGCTATCTGCTCGGCTCCCTCTCCGCCCGGACCTGGGACGACGTGACCGGCCTGTGGCCGTGGCTGCTCGTCGCGGCCCCCGCCCTGGTGGTGTGCGCCCCGGTGCTGTCGGTGATGCGGCTCGGCGACGAGGACGCCGAGGCGCTGGGGGTACGCGCCCAGCGGGCACGGCTGGCCGCGCTGGCCATCGCCGTGGTGCTGATCGCCCCGGTGACGGCCGTGTGCGGGCCCGTCGCCTGGGTGGGCTTCCTCGCCCCGCACCTGGCCCGCTGGTTCAACCCCGGTGCCGGGGCGGTGCGTTGGCTGTGCTGGTCCGCCGTGTGGGGCGCCGTCGTCGTCACCGCCGCCGATGTGCCGGCCCGGCTGGCGCTGGCGCCCGTGGAGACACCGGTGGGCGCCTGGACGGCCCTGCTGGGGGTGCCCGCCGGGGTCGCCCTGATGCGGTCCGGCGGCCGCACCCGGGCCCGGCGCGCCACGGCGGGGTCCACCGCCGTACCCGCGCCGGTGCCGGGCGTACGGGCCGTCCCCTCCGGCGCGGGGGCGCCGCGGGACGCACACGCGGAGAAGTCCGGGGGTGGCGGCCCCGCGGGGGCCCGTCCCGCCCCCGCTGGGCCGACGGGAACGGAGGACGCGCGGTGA
- a CDS encoding carbohydrate ABC transporter permease, with the protein MRRRPNYLAGAGSLLWLFLVGLPLYVMLAATVRTRQDYAENGPVSFPDSFTLENYTSAFDSGFGQYFVNTLLVTACVIGIVLLLVPPLAYAIVRSRGRTTSAIFRLFLLGLAIPAQAVIVPMFYLISEAGLYDNLLGVILPTAAFCLPMSALILSGAMRDISPELYEAMAMDGATPRRMFFQLVLPLSRGGLSTIVVFSALQAWNGFLFPLVLTQSDSTKVVTLGLYNFQTEHGIDIPGLLGAVVLSMVPVLLVYLFARRALVQGLMGVGGK; encoded by the coding sequence ATGAGGCGCCGCCCCAACTACCTGGCCGGCGCCGGCTCGCTCCTGTGGCTGTTCCTGGTCGGCCTGCCGCTGTACGTGATGCTCGCCGCCACGGTCCGCACCCGCCAGGACTACGCCGAGAACGGCCCGGTGTCCTTCCCGGACAGCTTCACCCTGGAGAACTACACCAGCGCCTTCGACTCCGGCTTCGGCCAGTACTTCGTCAACACGCTCCTCGTCACCGCCTGCGTGATCGGCATCGTGCTGCTGCTGGTCCCGCCGCTCGCCTACGCGATCGTACGCAGCCGCGGCAGGACCACCTCGGCGATCTTCCGGCTGTTCCTGCTGGGCCTCGCCATCCCCGCCCAGGCCGTGATCGTGCCGATGTTCTACCTGATCAGCGAGGCCGGGCTGTACGACAACCTGCTGGGCGTCATCCTGCCCACGGCCGCGTTCTGCCTGCCCATGTCGGCGCTGATCCTCAGCGGCGCGATGCGCGACATCTCCCCGGAGCTGTACGAGGCCATGGCCATGGACGGCGCCACCCCGCGGCGCATGTTCTTCCAGCTCGTACTGCCGCTGTCGCGCGGCGGACTGTCCACGATCGTGGTCTTCTCCGCGCTCCAGGCATGGAACGGCTTCCTGTTCCCGCTCGTCCTGACCCAGTCCGACTCCACCAAGGTCGTCACCCTGGGCCTGTACAACTTCCAGACCGAACACGGCATCGACATCCCCGGTCTGCTGGGAGCCGTGGTGCTGTCCATGGTGCCCGTCCTGCTCGTCTACCTGTTCGCCCGTCGCGCCCTGGTCCAGGGCCTGATGGGCGTCGGAGGAAAGTGA
- a CDS encoding DUF2267 domain-containing protein, with product MPATHPPDFEHAIHTTNIWLKAVAQALGSEDRHLAHRVLRAWLHTFRDRLTVDVAAHVAAQLPELLRGVYYDGWSPSAVPIKYDRDGYVNRFVQEARVEAEDVPRIAAAVTSVVREHFSPGALESALEQLPRDIRDLLLQPADA from the coding sequence ATGCCCGCCACCCACCCGCCCGACTTCGAGCACGCCATCCACACCACCAACATCTGGCTCAAGGCGGTGGCGCAGGCCCTGGGATCGGAGGACCGGCACCTCGCCCACCGGGTCCTGCGCGCCTGGCTGCACACCTTCCGCGACCGGCTCACCGTCGACGTGGCCGCCCACGTCGCCGCGCAGCTCCCCGAACTGCTGCGGGGCGTCTACTACGACGGCTGGAGCCCCAGCGCCGTACCGATCAAGTACGACCGTGACGGCTATGTGAACCGGTTCGTGCAGGAGGCCAGGGTGGAGGCCGAGGACGTGCCCCGGATCGCCGCCGCCGTCACCTCCGTGGTCCGCGAGCACTTCTCGCCCGGTGCCCTGGAGTCGGCCCTGGAGCAGCTCCCGCGCGACATCCGCGACCTGCTCCTCCAGCCGGCGGACGCCTGA
- a CDS encoding carboxymuconolactone decarboxylase family protein, translating into MDARFNLFENEIAARFAKRFAGAALVIHDSPLPKSTQELVSLRASQINGCGHCIDMHVKEAAAAGESAVRLHLVAAWRESTVFTEAERAALALAEEGTRLADAHQGVSDETWAQVREHYDEDQTAALVCLVAMINAANRLAVIVHQKGGSYEAGMFAAALDA; encoded by the coding sequence ATGGACGCACGGTTCAACCTGTTCGAGAACGAGATCGCCGCCCGGTTCGCCAAGCGCTTCGCGGGGGCCGCCCTGGTGATCCACGACTCGCCGCTGCCGAAGTCCACGCAGGAGCTGGTGTCGCTGCGCGCCAGCCAGATCAACGGCTGCGGGCACTGCATCGACATGCACGTCAAGGAGGCCGCGGCCGCCGGCGAGAGCGCGGTCCGGCTCCACCTGGTCGCCGCCTGGCGCGAGTCCACCGTGTTCACGGAGGCGGAGCGGGCCGCTCTGGCACTGGCCGAGGAGGGCACCCGGCTCGCCGACGCCCACCAGGGCGTGTCGGACGAGACCTGGGCCCAGGTCCGCGAGCACTACGACGAGGACCAGACCGCCGCGCTGGTCTGCCTCGTCGCCATGATCAACGCCGCCAACCGGCTCGCCGTGATCGTGCACCAGAAGGGCGGCTCCTACGAGGCCGGCATGTTCGCCGCGGCGCTCGACGCCTGA
- a CDS encoding RNA polymerase sigma-70 factor produces MRSEDREHDGHAADPRAGGGRTGPATEAFLAHRNLLFTVAYEMLGSAADAEDVLQETWLRWADVDLGTVRDPRAYLVRVTTRQALSRLRALGRRKETYVGSWLPEPLLTSPDVAEDVELADSVSMAMMLVMETLTPTERAVFVLREVFDLGYDEIAEAVDKSPAAVRQVAHRARAHVAARRPRGDVSPARTKGALDAFRRAVETGDLQGLLDVLAPDVVLLGDGGGIKQAVLRPVVGADKVARLLHAGTRRIPAGASLRPAQVNGRPALVLRLDGEIDTVVAVRVDDGLVTGLYAVRNPEKLSHMRRETALRR; encoded by the coding sequence GTGAGGAGCGAGGACAGGGAGCACGACGGGCACGCGGCGGACCCGCGCGCGGGTGGGGGGCGTACGGGACCGGCCACCGAGGCGTTCCTCGCCCACCGCAACCTGCTGTTCACCGTCGCCTACGAGATGCTCGGCTCGGCCGCCGACGCCGAGGACGTCCTCCAGGAGACCTGGCTGCGCTGGGCGGACGTCGATCTGGGCACCGTCCGGGACCCGCGCGCGTACCTGGTCCGCGTCACCACGCGCCAGGCGCTGAGCCGGCTGCGCGCACTCGGCCGCCGCAAGGAGACCTACGTCGGCTCCTGGCTGCCGGAGCCGCTGCTGACCTCGCCCGACGTGGCCGAGGACGTCGAACTCGCCGACAGCGTGTCGATGGCGATGATGCTGGTGATGGAGACCCTCACGCCGACCGAGCGGGCGGTGTTCGTGCTGCGCGAGGTGTTCGACCTCGGGTACGACGAGATCGCCGAGGCCGTCGACAAGAGCCCCGCGGCGGTCCGCCAGGTCGCGCACCGGGCCCGGGCCCACGTCGCGGCGCGCCGGCCGCGCGGGGACGTCTCACCGGCCCGGACGAAGGGCGCGCTCGACGCGTTCCGGCGGGCGGTCGAGACCGGTGATCTGCAGGGCCTGCTCGACGTCCTCGCACCGGACGTCGTCCTGCTGGGCGACGGCGGCGGCATCAAGCAGGCCGTCCTGCGGCCCGTCGTGGGGGCCGACAAGGTCGCCCGGCTGCTGCACGCCGGGACGCGCCGGATCCCCGCCGGCGCGTCGCTGCGGCCGGCGCAGGTCAACGGCCGCCCGGCGCTGGTCCTCCGGCTCGACGGCGAGATCGACACCGTCGTGGCGGTCCGCGTCGACGACGGCCTCGTCACCGGGCTCTACGCCGTCCGCAACCCCGAGAAGCTGTCGCACATGCGGCGCGAGACGGCCCTGCGCCGCTGA
- a CDS encoding DUF397 domain-containing protein has protein sequence MSVERVTENGDGLHWFKSSYSGSDGGDCVEVAAGLHGVYVRDSKAAGGGPVLRVGRGEWAAFTALAAGGPEV, from the coding sequence GTGAGCGTTGAGCGGGTAACCGAGAACGGGGACGGGCTGCACTGGTTCAAGAGCAGCTACAGCGGGTCGGACGGCGGCGACTGCGTGGAAGTGGCCGCCGGTCTCCACGGCGTGTACGTACGGGATTCCAAGGCCGCGGGTGGCGGGCCGGTGCTGCGGGTCGGCCGGGGCGAGTGGGCGGCGTTCACGGCGCTCGCCGCGGGCGGGCCCGAGGTCTGA
- a CDS encoding beta-glucosidase family protein: MTANVAVETTPEAPLWNDPAHPVAARVDALIGAMTLQEKIAQLYGVWVGASDNGGEVAPHQHDMEEAVDLDALLPTGLGQLTRPFGTVPVDPALGALSLMRTQARIASANRFGIPAVAHEECLAGFAAWGATAYPVPLSWGATFDPEVVRRMAAAIGRDMRSVGVHQGLAPVLDVVRDARWGRVEETIGEDPYLVGTIGTAYVQGLESAGIVATLKHFVGYSASRAGRNLAPAPMGARERADVLLPPFEMAVREGGARSVMHAYNDIDGVPAAADETLLTGLLRDTWGFDGTVVADYFGIAFLKTLHGVAGDWADAAGTALRAGVDIELPTVKTFGAPLAEAVAEGRIPESVIDRALRRVLGQKAVLGLLDPDWSPVPPALDGADPDDPEALRGKVDLDGPANRELAREIAEKAVVLLTNDGTLPLTRPRRIALVGPNAAEPTAVLGCYSFPLHVGVHHPATPVGIDLPTLRDTLAAEFPDAEITVARGTGVDDGDTGGIADAVAAARDADVVVAVLGDRAGLFGRGTSGEGCDAESLALPGAQQDLLDALLDSGPPVVTVLLAGRPYALGRAVTESAAIVQSFFPGVAGTQAIAGILSGRTSPSGRLPVSVPSGPGAQPTTYLGARLAQVSEVSNIDPTPAFGFGHGLTYTTFAWSDLAVDAEEAPTDGEFGLELTVRNTGDRAGTEVVQLYLHDPVASVVQPVQRLVGYTRVPLEPGEARRIRVTVPADVASFTGREGQRIVEPGQLELRLAASSTDARLTAHVTLTGPERRVDHTRRFHAAFTPEPSARA, translated from the coding sequence GTGACCGCCAACGTGGCCGTAGAGACCACCCCCGAAGCCCCCCTCTGGAACGACCCCGCCCACCCCGTCGCCGCCAGGGTCGACGCCCTGATCGGCGCCATGACCCTCCAGGAGAAGATCGCCCAGCTGTACGGGGTATGGGTCGGCGCCTCCGACAACGGCGGCGAAGTGGCCCCGCACCAGCACGACATGGAGGAGGCCGTCGACCTCGACGCGCTCCTGCCCACCGGACTGGGCCAGCTGACCCGCCCCTTCGGCACCGTCCCCGTCGACCCCGCGCTCGGCGCGCTGTCGCTGATGCGCACCCAGGCCCGCATCGCCTCCGCCAACCGCTTCGGCATCCCCGCCGTCGCCCACGAGGAGTGCCTGGCCGGCTTCGCCGCCTGGGGCGCCACCGCCTACCCCGTCCCGCTGTCCTGGGGCGCCACCTTCGACCCCGAGGTGGTGCGCCGCATGGCCGCCGCCATCGGCCGCGACATGCGCTCCGTCGGCGTCCACCAGGGACTCGCGCCCGTCCTGGACGTGGTGCGCGACGCCCGCTGGGGCCGGGTGGAGGAGACCATCGGCGAGGACCCGTACCTCGTCGGCACCATCGGCACGGCCTACGTCCAGGGCCTGGAGTCCGCCGGGATCGTCGCCACCCTCAAGCACTTCGTCGGCTACTCGGCCTCCCGCGCCGGACGCAACCTCGCCCCCGCCCCCATGGGCGCCCGCGAGCGGGCCGACGTGCTGCTGCCGCCGTTCGAGATGGCGGTCCGCGAGGGCGGCGCACGGTCCGTGATGCACGCCTACAACGACATCGACGGCGTGCCCGCCGCCGCCGACGAGACCCTGCTGACCGGACTGCTCCGCGACACGTGGGGCTTCGACGGGACCGTCGTCGCCGACTACTTCGGCATCGCCTTCCTCAAGACCCTGCACGGAGTGGCGGGCGACTGGGCCGACGCCGCGGGCACCGCGCTGAGGGCGGGCGTCGACATCGAACTGCCCACCGTCAAGACGTTCGGCGCGCCGCTCGCCGAGGCCGTCGCCGAGGGCCGCATCCCCGAGTCGGTCATCGACCGCGCGCTGCGCCGCGTCCTCGGCCAGAAGGCGGTGCTCGGCCTGCTCGACCCGGACTGGAGCCCGGTGCCGCCCGCGCTCGACGGCGCCGACCCGGACGACCCCGAGGCGCTGCGCGGCAAGGTCGACCTGGACGGGCCCGCAAACCGCGAACTGGCCCGCGAGATCGCCGAGAAGGCCGTCGTCCTGCTCACCAACGACGGCACCCTGCCGCTCACCCGGCCGCGCCGCATCGCCCTGGTCGGCCCCAACGCGGCCGAGCCGACCGCCGTGCTGGGCTGCTACTCCTTCCCCCTGCACGTCGGCGTGCACCACCCCGCGACCCCGGTCGGCATCGACCTGCCGACCCTGCGCGACACCCTGGCCGCCGAGTTCCCCGACGCGGAGATCACGGTGGCGCGCGGCACCGGCGTCGACGACGGGGACACCGGCGGCATCGCCGACGCGGTGGCGGCGGCCCGGGACGCGGACGTCGTCGTCGCCGTCCTCGGCGACCGCGCGGGCCTGTTCGGCCGCGGCACCAGCGGCGAGGGCTGCGACGCGGAGTCCCTCGCCCTGCCCGGCGCCCAGCAGGACCTGCTCGACGCGCTGCTCGACTCCGGCCCGCCGGTGGTGACCGTCCTGCTCGCCGGACGCCCGTACGCGCTCGGCCGCGCCGTCACCGAGTCGGCGGCGATCGTGCAGTCGTTCTTCCCCGGCGTCGCGGGCACCCAGGCGATCGCCGGAATCCTCAGCGGCCGCACCAGCCCCTCCGGACGGCTCCCGGTCAGTGTGCCGAGCGGGCCGGGCGCCCAGCCGACCACCTACCTCGGTGCGCGGCTCGCCCAGGTCAGCGAGGTGTCCAACATCGACCCGACCCCGGCGTTCGGCTTCGGCCACGGTCTGACGTACACGACGTTCGCCTGGAGCGACCTCGCCGTGGACGCCGAAGAGGCGCCCACCGACGGTGAGTTCGGCCTGGAGCTGACCGTCCGCAACACCGGTGACCGGGCCGGCACCGAGGTCGTGCAGCTGTACCTGCACGACCCGGTCGCCTCGGTCGTCCAGCCGGTGCAGCGCCTCGTCGGCTACACCCGGGTGCCGCTGGAACCGGGGGAGGCCCGCCGCATCCGCGTCACGGTCCCGGCGGACGTGGCGTCCTTCACCGGCCGCGAGGGTCAACGGATCGTGGAGCCGGGGCAGTTGGAGCTGCGGCTCGCCGCGTCCAGCACGGACGCCCGCCTGACGGCGCACGTCACCCTGACCGGCCCGGAACGCCGGGTCGACCACACCCGCCGCTTCCACGCGGCGTTCACGCCGGAGCCGTCGGCACGGGCGTGA